From one Trifolium pratense cultivar HEN17-A07 linkage group LG1, ARS_RC_1.1, whole genome shotgun sequence genomic stretch:
- the LOC123902597 gene encoding SUMO-conjugating enzyme UBC9-like encodes MASKRILKELKDLQKDPPTSCSAGPVAEDMFHWQATIMGPPDSPYTGGVFLVTIHFPPDYPFKPPKVAFRTKVFHPNINSNGSICLDILKEQWSPALTISKVLLSICSLLTDPNPDDPLVPEIAHMYKTDRNKYESTARSWTQKYAMG; translated from the exons ATGGCTTCAAAGCGGATCTTGAAAGAACTCAAGGATTTGCAGAAGGATCCTCCAACTTCTTGCAGTGctg GTCCTGTTGCCGAAGATATGTTTCATTGGCAAGCAACAATTATGGGTCCTCCAGACAGTCCTTATACTGGAGGTGTTTTCCTAGTTACCATTCATTTTCCTCCAGATTATCCCTTTAAGCCGCCTAAG GTTGCATTCAGGACGAAGGTATTTCACCCAAACATTAATAGCAATGGAAGCATTTGCCTTGATATATTGAAGGAGCAGTGGAGCCCTGCTCTAACCATTTCCAAG GTGTTGCTCTCTATTTGTTCCTTGTTGACGGACCCAAATCCCGATGATCCTTTGGTTCCTGAAATTGCTCATATGTACAAGACAGATAGGAACAAATATGAGTCAACTGCAAGAAGCTGGACCCAGAAATATGCCATGGGCTAA
- the LOC123893138 gene encoding nuclear transcription factor Y subunit B-6-like encodes MEHGSPSSNHNRSTASSSVIFEKHVPPKEGEEVNILIVHLTRIMRRALPRNAKINNGAKESIQLCVSEFMGIITTKANERCKAEHRKIITADDLIWAMEKFGFDDYVGPLKLYLKNYRDHKDQTGDI; translated from the exons ATGGAGCACGGAAGCCCTTCGTCTAACCACAATCGTTCAACAGCATCAAGCTCTG TTATTTTTGAGAAACATGTACCTCCAAAAGAAGGCGAGGAAGTGAATATTCTCATTGTGCATTTGACAAGAATTATGCGGCGTGCTCTTCCCCGAAATGCAAAAATCAATAATGGTGCTAAGGAGTCGATTCAATTGTGCGTGTCCGAATTTATGGGCATTATCACAACTAAGGCTAACGAGCGATGCAAGGCAGAGCATCGAAAGATCATTACTGCAGATGATTTAATATGGGCCATGGAAAAGTTCGGCTTTGATGACTATGTCGGGCCTCTCAAGCTTTACCTAAAAAATTATCGCGACCATAAAGATCAGACCGGTGACATTTAG
- the LOC123884174 gene encoding dihydrofolate synthetase produces MLLHFKSFLLSSSRRGITRKVCSVRTMCSYREDLEMKDLLDYIDSLKNYEKSGVPTGAGTDSHDGFDLGRMRRLMDRFGNPHSKFKAVHIAGTKGKGSTAAFISNILRTEGYSVGCYTSPHIQTIRERILLGRSGDPVSAKLLNSLFHRIKQDLDQAVKAENGCISHFEVFTAMAFILFADEKVDIAVIEAGLGGARDATNIISSSGLAAAVITTVGEEHLAALGGSLETIATAKAGIIKQGCPLVLGGPFLPHIEHIIRDKAVNMDSPVVSAYDSGNNLAVKSFSILNGKPCQTCDIEIQTVKDLRLSCKLHDLKLQMPGAHQLQNAATATCVALCLRNLGWRISDDSIRRGLERTYLLGRSQLLTSDEAKVLGLTGATILLDGAHTKESAKALMNTIRMAFPKARLAFVVAMACDKDHAGFAREILSGSYVETVILTEAAIAGAVTRTTPASLLRDSWIKASEELGINICHEGMTEYRELFKEQPASSESNLNDGKTILATESSLKGCLRIANEILNRRRDEKGVIVITGSLHIVSSVLASLGD; encoded by the exons ATGCTTCTACATTTCAAATCATTTCTGTTGTCATCGTCACGAAGAGGAATCACAAGGAAAGTTTGTTCTGTACGAACCATGTGTTCGTACCGAGAGGATCTAGAAATGAAAGATTTACTTGACTACATTGATTCGTTGAAAAATTACGAGAAATCAGGGGTTCCCACAGGGGCAGGCACTGATTCTCACGACGGGTTTGATCTTGGTAGAATGAGACGCCTAATGGATCGATTTGGGAATCCTCATTCCAAATTTAAG GCTGTTCATATTGCTGGGACAAAGGGAAAAGGATCAACAGCTGCTTTTATATCTAATATTCTGAGGACTGAAGGTTATTCTGTTGGTTGTTATACTAG TCCACATATCCAGACTATCAGGGAACGCATTCTGCTAGGAAGATCAGGTGATCCTGTTTCGGCGAAATTGCTGAACAGTCTCTTTCATAGGATCAAGCAGGATCTTGACCAAGCAGTGAAAGCAGAAAATGGTTGCATAAGCCATTTTGAG GTTTTCACCGCCATGGCATTCATCTTGTTTGCTGATGAGAAAGTTGACATTGCGGTTATTGAG GCTGGGTTAGGAGGTGCACGGGATGCAACAAATATTATATCAAGCTCTGGACTTGCTGCAGCAGTCATAACCACTGTAGGTGAGGAGCATTTGGCAGCTCTTGGGGGTTCGTTGGAAACTATTGCAACGGCAAAGGCTGGAATCATAAAACAAGGTTGCCCA TTGGTGTTGGGTGGACCGTTTCTACCTCATATTGAGCACATTATTCGAGACAAAGCAGTTAACATGGACTCCCCTGTGGTGTCGGCATATGACtctggcaataacttagctgtgAAAAGTTTCAGCATACTAAATGGCAAGCCTTGCCAAACATGTGATATAGAAATACAAACTGTCAAGGACTTGAGACTG TCCTGTAAGTTACATGATTTGAAGCTGCAAATGCCTGGTGCTCACCAACTTCAAAATGCAGCAACTGCAACTTGTGTGGCACTCTGTCTTCGTAATCTAG GATGGAGAATTTCTGATGATTCTATTAGGCGTGGTTTAGAGCGTACATACCTCCTTGGAAGGAGTCAACTTCTAACATCTGACGAAGCCAAGGTCTTAGGGCTTACTGGAGCAACAATACTGCTTGATGGAG CCCACACCAAAGAATCTGCCAAAGCACTGATGAATACAATAAGGATGGCATTTCCCAAGGCTCGATTAGCTTTTGTTGTTGCAATGGCGTGTGACAAAGACCATGCAGGTTTTGCTAGAGAGATCCTCTCAG GTTCATATGTTGAGACTGTTATTTTGACCGAAGCTGCTATTGCTGGAGCTGTAACTCGAACAACACCAGCTTCTTTGTTGAGAGATTCTTGGATTAAAGCTTCTGAAGAACTTGGCATTAACATTTGTCATGAGGGAATGACAGAATACAGAGAATTATTTAAGGAACAGCCGGCAAGCTCTGAAAGCAATTTGAACGATGGTAAGACCATATTGGCAACTGAGTCTTCTTTAAAGGGTTGCTTGAGAATTGCAAATGAGATTCTAAACAGAAGAAGGGACGAAAAAGGTGTTATCGTTATCACTGGATCACTGCATATTGTATCCTCAGTCTTAGCTTCTCTTGgtgattaa